The sequence ACTGCCCAGGAAACCTTTCCTAGCCATTAGttgtttaaatttgtttctataaattttttgttagcaaaagaaaatggactaaagaattcttttatctttctagTTAGGTAGAGATGCCTGTCAGCAGACAAAGGTCACACGGCAGCCAGCCAGAGAGAACCGATACATGGCCAGGGCAACCCTGGGAAGGACCCTGAAGAGACTGCAGGTTTGGCTTCCTCCCAACCAGAGTCCCCCACCCCATGTTGCACCCCCACCCGCTTCAAGTCTCCCTGGGGAGACGTGCCAGCAGGCCATAAATGATGAAAAGGccacaggaagaggaggaaagaaaagaaaggcacacGACACAAAGTGGATGTTTCATCCTTAAAAAAGAGCATGTCTAAATAAGTTGTATATTTATGATATTTCAGGAAGACCAGTATCATTCTTCTGGATCTACCAAAATATCCAAGGACACAGCAGCCATCAGCAGTCGCAACATTGCGGCTGGTGACCAGTTTTATTaaagtctctccctctcttctaatTCCTAATGGTCACGCATTATGGGGGCATTTTGCTTTCTAGGTTATAAAGCGTTTTCACAAGAGGGAAATCTTGGGAAGTAGTTAGTTATGCattcagaaatgaggaaactgctGTGACAGGGTGAGTGGCCCCAACAGCCTCAGCTTTCTTAGTCACCAAAGTTTGTGCATGAGATCTTAGGAAATGTTGCACAGACTTGTGTAGGTTATTTTTCCCTCCGCGTCTCCAAGGACACAGAGAGGACCAGAGACCCACTGCTGCCTCTTTGTCCTGTTTAGAAGACCCATATATCCAGCTGACAATTCTGCATTTACCCCTGTAGACCTCATAGGTCTCGCAACATTTTCAAAACTAGTATTACTCTTCCGCCCCATCCATGTCAGGATGTGGCTCCATACCCAGGTTGGCAATCCAGAAACTTCATTCTTCACCCAACCCTGTTCCCATGACAGACAATTGGGTATCGCAACTTGTTAATTCTACCTCCTAATATCTCTTGATCTCACCCACATCTTTCCAACCAAACAGCCACTACTTTATTAGAGACCATTATCAGCTCTTGCCTGGGTTATTATAACGTTAGCTAGTCCCTCCCAACCTCCAGCCTTTAATTCTCTAGAAGCCAGAAGCAACTGTCTAAAACCACTGGCATTTGAGGTAGAAACTCCTTTCTTAAAAAGGGCTAGCCTAAACTTTGTGGGATCTTAAGCATCTGGGGCCCCAACTCATTAAGTTCCAGTAACACCCTGGCTATAGTGATCACAAAAAGCTACAAGGGAGAAGGGTGGGACAGAGTCATAACCCCCAAGACTGCCTTGGGGATCACTAACACAGAAGGAGAGCATCACTTCCCTGCTCGACTATTTTAATGACTTCGTAAGATAAACCGCACTCCTTAAAATGGCTCACTGGCCAACTCTGCAGTATCATTTCTGTAAACTCTTTAGAAAGAAGCCTAATTGTGTTCTGTTTCAAGTTCTAGAGGCAACCCCACCTGCTTTTCCCGGTATTAGGTGAGCTCCTGAGGCGACCAGGAATAAGTAGGATCAAGCACAACGTGGGTTTTAAATTAGCCTAATTTATAGCATTGGCTCTGTGCTCCTTGATTATACCAAGTTGTTTGAGATAATTTgaacaaatagaaggaaaagcaTGGGCTTGAGTTAAAGCTGGGCTTTAGCACTCAACATCCTGCTGTGGGAGAATGCTACACTGGGTCCTACCTTTTTCATTTAGGAAGTGACATTCTACCTCGTCTCCAAACATGAGTGTTATCGCAAAGCTTCTCTGAAGAGGTTAGGTAAATACTTCTCGTGTCAACATTTTTAATGTCAACAAGCAATGGAAGAACACGCAAAGTTACGAGAATACCTCGTTCCGAACTGTACGCCACTCTAAAAAAAGTCATAATTATCTTCACCACCAAGTCCTGGTCACCTGAGCCAAAACCTGTTATCACTTAAAAGCCGGTGATCTAAATCTCAACTTCCTCATGTAAAAAAGTAGACCCTGGGTCATTTTCCTACTTGCGGTGATACGGGCTGGAGATGGTAAGGAATTTGGTGGAGTTGAAACTTGCATTTGCACAAGAATTGTGCCACGCTGCCCAGCAGATCCGTTTTCAGAATCACAATCAAAATGAATAGTCGTGTAGACTTGAGGTTCCGTGACATTGGTTGTGTTGAGGTTCCAACCTCTTAGTGCCTGGGAATCCTTGGACCGTATCCATTTCCTTCTTGCGGAGTTAGATAAGGGGTCTCTAACTCTGGTCCTGATTATTGGTTGGGATTTCAGAGAAGGTCTGTGCAATTATCCAACAACTGTACACAAAACTGTGTTCACTTTTGGGAGCTGGAGGTTGGACAGACGCTTAATGAGATTCTAGTCAAAGGGGCCCAGACCCAAAAAGGTTAAGAATCACCGACAGAGATTTTTCTGCTTTCACACGTATCCCGGATACATTCCAAACTCCCACAATGCTCTGTGGACAGCGTCACAAAAGATGGCTAAGCAGTTTTAAGTAGAAGTTGAACGTGTCATGAATAGCACAAGAGTCAAGAGAAAACGAGTCAAAACTGGTGAAATTACGTAAAGGAAATCCATGGCATTTAACTAGGTTGCATTTatttagataaatgaaaatttgctCCCAAACAGAACTAGTAACCTAATATTGTCTCAGATTCAAGGAAATTGCTAAACTTGAAGCTTACACCGAAAGCCAGAATTTCCAGCCCTTGCCTATCTGTAGCTCCGAACATGGAGGGAAAATATCGGAACAAAGCATCTGTGGACAGAGAGGCAACTCACGTGTACCGTCAGCAAAACGACCCGGAGGCGAACATGTTATATTCCTCAATTACAAGAAGTGGCGAGAGTTTACAAGTCTTGCATTGTGTTCTATTGTACATGGCTCCATAGAAATGCTGAAAACAGCAAAATTGAGGCACTTGCTCCAACTTCGGCAGTATACATTGGATTATTACATACTTCATAAATTAACAGCAGCTTTAGAACTATAACACAGAATTGTCTTTCAGCTACTGTTAATAGCATTGCTCTTGCTAATAAAACAGTGTTGCTTAACGGACATAGGAATAGAGTTTGCACAGCAGGACTCCAGGGCAGATCCGGATATTGGTACCGAAAAGCACAGTCGTGAAGCAACTACCACCAGAAAACCAGCCGTGATGGCCAGAATGACCTGGCCACACATGGTATGAGAAGGCCAAATATGGATGGGGTGAAGTGGCAGGATggaattgaaaccaaaaaaaacccaaaacacaaaaCTACCCAAATCTTCAATCTGTTCAAAATAGCACAGTTTCTTCCTACCATAGAGAGGAAGTCAGTCAACATTTGAAACTACCATAAACTCCTTAACAAATTGCTGTCATCTCCAACACCTTTTAGTCAATCTTCAAAAACTGACACCAGCACGTGGatctttttttaagttcaaaGTTGGCTAAAGAAAGATATTTAGATCAAAGAGGTTTTTTAATttggagtttaaaaaattttaatcattaaGCACAGGTGGCTagtttatatatatgaataactCCTAAAATGATATTACATGTTTTCCAACCACAAGGCCATACACTGTGATCAAgagatgtttgttttgttttgaggaagattagccctgagctcacatctgctaccaatcctcctttttgctgaggaagactggcccggagctaacatctgtgcccatcttcctccactttttatgtgggacgcctgccacagcacggcttgccaagcagtgccatgtccgcacctaggatctgaactggcaaacaccggcccaccgaagcggaacgtgcgcacttaaccactgtgccaccaggccagcctcacgAGATGTCTTTCTaatatggccaatttttttttattgtagttgcGTTTGTTGGTGtaagagaaattattttccagttttaacaGCAAATCTTCTTTCTGTTAAAAGACTATTCTAGTCTTTCTAGAATGTTATGCTTTAAAATCGTTAATGGGCCATCAAAATTTGAGTAAAATTAAAGCAGCATATATGCCAGGCTAgttccacatgcaaaaaagtggAACTTCAGGTGACTGCTCTTTGTGTGGCAATTGTCTGACAGAATCCTTTCTATATTAGCATGAATCATAAATCatttggacatttaaaaaatttgccaAGATCATCTGTAAGGCAAGGCATTTTTACTATGAAGccttcttaaaatttctttctagAGACATTTgtcattaacaaatattaacaCAGAAAATTGACCTTTTCAGAAAAGATGCCACCAGATGGTAGCATTGCATCAGTGCTGTCACTCTGAGAAGCTCTGGTTAATTTCAGCAGCTGCCTCTGCCATGACTTCCTCTGAACATCAGCTCAATGTGGTGTGAAGTGGTGACATCATCTAGCGACTACATTGGAAAGTTCTAGCTTATCTGCTTTTAGATTGCAGTAAACATACATCCCCAGGCTTCCTCATATCTAATAAAACCAGCAAATCtaaatgaagcaaatattttatttaaatcagttGTCAAATCACAATTTATCCAAATGAACAGACTGCAACATTGTTCTTAGAAGAGTGGGCACAAATATGGCACAGACAATCCAGCATCTAGCAAAATACCATCTGTGAAGAGCCTGACTTCTTTTATGCTGTGCGTGAACGGGGTCCAGCATGTGAGAGTAGAATCAAAAACTTAAAACAGTCAATTCTTTTGATAACATGAGAAACATTTCACCGCTCGGCCTCAGGACTAAGCACACTCACCTGTCCCAACAACCATGACAGTAGGAGAAAAGACTTAAAGTTAATCCATTACTGGAAAAAGCTTCCTTCCAACCTCCACTGGGCTAGAAAGGAAAATTTCACAGTAACAATGGAACATTCTGtgtgtttcaaaaaaaaaaaaaagctttttatttttagcacaCTGTGCATAATAGAAAGTGACCAATTTCAGAGTAATACTAAACATGGACCTAGTCcttagtgaatttttaaaataagaattgtaGCTTCTGGTCAGGAATGTTGTTTCTAGGAAGCTCTGTTTTCACAGGGTATAACTGAGGCTTAAGGCTTCCCCATGGCGGCACGCCCCATCATATAGTGTGTGATACAAAGGAAATGTATACTACACTGCACACTGCctgaaacattcagaaaaaatatacaatagaTACAGAAGGAGGAGTActtaaaacatacatataaatacataaagaatgaTGCTCCAGTTTGCGAAGTAGGACCAGGTGTTGCCACGTCCAGTTCCAGGTTAAGAATTTAGGATGTTAAATCAGAAACATTATATTGTATCAAGGGACATTAACAGGGTGGTCTTGAAAAGAGGAAATGCTAAATGGCTCTCGCTCCTGATGCAGCCTCAGGATTGTCGGGGGTTCGAGACACGAGATCAGCTGACGTGCCTGCTCTTCGGGTCTCCGAGTTCTGAAATCTCACGGTCTTCAGTCTTCTCAGCagcattcctttttcttctactaCTTGTCTTCACATTCTGGTCTTGCAAATACACCATGTACCtataaaaagaagcaagaatcaaaagtaaataaaatctcccttccctccctcatttAGTTAACAGAATAGTTGAGAAAGTGAGCTGCAGTAACTGGAAACCGTTAAGAGCATAATTTAATTCCGTAAGAAAGCAAGCTGGTGGGGGTCCGGAAAACATCATGCTGCGTGGCCACAGAGCTGAGGGCTGTGGTTGCCCCACACCCACAGTTAGGCTGGTCCCAGGCactggaaaattttttaaatgcttgttaCTACTGCtggaaaaaatccattttttctagagAGCTATAAACTAAATTTCAAGCAGTATGACTGAAACTTCCTTTGGACTTTTAgttataaaaaattcaataaacttGGTATGGTGCTCCGCGAGCACGACATACTGCTTATGTCTTTgagccaaacacacacacaaacgcacactTGTGCACACacatttccctttattttctttgaaagcagTCACATTGGCGGTAAAATGAAGTTGTTATTTTCATGACACCAAGAAGACTGAATGGCAtttcaatgaggaaaaaaagggaaactaacCTAGACTCCTAGTCTAGTTGATGGCTATTTCCCCCAGTTGAAGGTTTTGCATAAATTCATAATTATTGGAACTCCTGCTTCCCTTGTAACAAATTGGCCATCAAATGgcataaaagagggaaaaatacttttagaagACCTGGAAGCTTACTTACATGATGTTTTAGGATTCTGTAAGTTCTGATTTTGCTGGTTCTCTCTCTTGTTTCTGTGTTTCCTcctgtgtttgtgttttgctctctttttctgaatCGCTGTGCACTTTTCCTTCCTGAAGTTCTCCTTCCCGGccagcttccttctcttttaGTTTTGGTCCATTTGCATCCGAGGACTCTCTGGTTAAGCCTCCTGAGGCCTCAGCATCTTCCAGGGCCGCGTTCTGGTCCTCAGGGTAATCAACAGCGCCACCCTTTCCATCTTCCTGGGATTCAAGCAGTgacttctctgttctttctcctaACCCGACACCATCATCTTCTTCCGGCACAGACTTTGTTCCAGttgcttctctgtctccctctgatGGGTCAGTTACCTCTTCAAGCTGCTGGTCATTTACCCTGGAGCTTTCTACTTCAAAGGTCGTGGTCTCTTCCGAAGCGTCCTTCCCATCTGTGGAAACATCTGAATGTGTGTGCTCCACAGTGGTGAGCACAGACTCCTCTTCGGCTGCCATGGTAGGTGTTTCCTCCTGCACAGAGGCCTGaagttccctctctccttcctcaatTTTCTGCCCAGCTTCCTGGCTGTCAGCTATTACGGGTTGAGCCTGTGTCTGGAAGTCAGAGGCGGCTGCTTCTGCACTGGCTAACTGGTCAACGACCGTCTGAATTACATTTTGCACCAGTTTACCGCTCTCAGTCTCAAGTTTCGAAATCTCATTTTCAGCCTTTAAATCTGCCTCTCTTGTTTCCACCTTTCTGACTTCCAGACAGACAACCTGCTCACCATCTTCATCGAGCTTCTGTTTCTGCGACGTGGTTTTATCTTCTTCCAGGTCAGCATGGATGCCTCTCTCGGGGGTGGCAGATATTACTTCCGGTGTAGATTCTGCCTGAGTCTCAGTTCCTGTGGGTGCTGCCTCGTCCCCCGGCTGAGCACTCAAGTCTTCATCTTTCTCAGAGGATTTTTCTTCTGGTACTAAATGTGCGTCTGCAGATTCCAAAGTTTCAGCCTGTGCTAAAATCTTGACGGTTTCTCCTAAGACCTTCTCCTCCACTGCTGCCACTGTTAGAGCTAACGGTGCCTCAGAGCTCTGAACTTGAATTTCTGTGCATGCCACCTCCTCTTGAACTAGCAAAGACGAACTTTCTTCAAAACTGACAACTTCCTTTTCCCCATCTATGACGGTCACCTGAACTGTCTGAACTAGTTGCTCACTGAGCATTTCAGACATGGGAACAGCTGGTTTTTGCTCAAGTTTCTCTTCACTCATTTGGGTTGgctttgcttccattttctccttttcttcttgaacGACCATCTCACTCTCTACTGGGGTTGGAAGAGACTCAGCTTGACTCTGGATTTCAATATCATCCTTCTTTTGCAACTCAGCTTCTTCAGGAACTTCGTCTTTAAGGGTAACGTCAGTTATCTTTTTCTGACTGGTTGTTATTTCCGTGTCTGTAGACACCTCAAGTCCTTCGACAAATGGGACgtctttggtttcctcatcagcaCCTCGGGCAGCCTCTTGAATCACCTCAGTCTTTGAAAGAACGGGTACAGTTTCTGCTGATAGCTCTTCATCCGTGTGTTCTAGAACGTCTTCCATTTTtgaatgttctttattttcttcctggggCTGAAAAGTAGAAGGTACTGGAGATATCTCTTTCGGTTCAGGAACTGCCTCATCTTCTCCGACCTGTGATTGTGTACCAGATGCCACCTCCTTATCTTCATGGATTTCCATGACCTTGTCTTGCTGTGTTACACTTAGAGCTTCAAAATCTGCCACTGGGGTGCTTCCATTGGTCTCACTGTCTGTAAGGGTTTCAGCTGAGTCTGGAGCAACAGCCTGTTCTGGTATAATCTCTGATTTTACCCCAACCAAGGTTTCAGCTTGACACGTGGTTACGAGCTCACTGGACTCGACACTCCCCGTGACTTGAGGAACTTTTTCCAAGCTTTCTTGGATGGGCTGTGCAATCTCCTTATCTTGCATCAAAGTCTCAGTTTTAGTTTCTTGTAGGTGTTCTTTCAACACTACGTCCATCTCTTTCTTCACTTCTACTGCCTGAGAATCTTGTGCTTCTTCCACCTTCTCTGGTGTTTTTGACTCTTCCCTCTGCGTCGTCTCCATGGTGTCTTCTGGCCTTCGGGCGTCAGGCAGCTGAGAttcttctctcactttttctgCGACGGCTTGCAGGACCTCCTGAGTTCGCCTCTCTTGGTCTTCTGCGTCTGGCATGCCGCCTTCCACCTCCTGAACTGGTGTCGCTTCCTCTGTGGTGTCTGGAGACTCAGTTAACTGGGAAACAGCCGAGACCATGTCCGTGGTCTCTTCGGCACCAGAAGCTTCTGTTGTTTCTTCAGCACAAAATGCCTCGGTAGCTGTCACAGCTTCAGAAGTGAACTCCACCTCACTGGCATCTTGGCCCTCAGGCAGAGTTTTGGGAACAATGGGTGCTTCCTCGGCAATGACTTCTCTTTCAAATACCTCCCCAGTTTGCGCTTCAGCATCATCTTCGGCTTGTTCAAGAGGTTCTGTCACAGAGGCAGATATCCAAGAAGGCGACCTTTCCTCAATACTGGTGACGGCCCTTGTCCCGTCGACGACAGCCACGGTCACCGCTTGAACCAGACTCTTACTGAGCTCCTCAGACACATGAACAGCCGCCTTTGGCTCAGGTGCCTCCTCTTTTTGGGCTTGCTGAGCTTCGATTTTTTCCCTTTCGACTGCATCGTACTCAGACA is a genomic window of Equus przewalskii isolate Varuska chromosome 32, EquPr2, whole genome shotgun sequence containing:
- the AKAP12 gene encoding A-kinase anchor protein 12 isoform X3; protein product: MGQPGEEGWVSRASVGRAPCPGGVTFAVSGASPRGGSPRGRGGRDAWCPLAPAKDRPVGFHPWTHAVGQRESEDVSERDSDKEMAANAAVVQDITKDGQEEMPEMMEQIPSSESTLGELTQAAESQANDVGFKKVFKFVGFKFTVKKDKAEKSDSVQLLTVKKDEGEAAGGSDGAGDHPEPSRETGEATPKESELRQSTEKPEETLKHEQSSPEIPLPAESGPAAGEGKEEGEEKRETEPTKSPESPTSPVASETASPFKKFFTQGWAGWRKKTSFRKPKEEELEASEKKKEQEAEKVDTEENGKTEDASEKLATSEQPHLQEPTEGPKDAGLLTDYEKAAVPSGDQVQGPPEEKTAPLATEIFDEKVEIVAEVHVSTTEKKTEEQTAEAEERGESLLPEKLVEADVELEAAEPAEDLKAEDTCAPGGEQTKPSELSLHEKPVSTQPEGVVSEAEMLSSQERIKVQGSPLKKLFTSTGLKKLSGKKQKGKREDEESGEHPGSADSPDSTDEQKGESSASSPEEPEEITCLEKGVADVHQDADVEEGTTSDGEKKREGVTPWASFKKMVTPKKRVRRLSESDKEEELEKMKSATLSSTESAASEMQEEGKGNGEEQKPEEPKRKVDTSVSWEALICVGSSKKRARKASSSDEEGGPKTVGGDSQKPEETGADTVPAGSQEHDQGPGSSSPEQPGSPSEGEGVSTWESFKRLVTARKKPKAKLEERSEDSGTGSGLEHSASDVEPGKEESWVSIKKFIPGRRKKRADGKQEQATTEDMGPAEVNEDDSDVPAVVPLSEYDAVEREKIEAQQAQKEEAPEPKAAVHVSEELSKSLVQAVTVAVVDGTRAVTSIEERSPSWISASVTEPLEQAEDDAEAQTGEVFEREVIAEEAPIVPKTLPEGQDASEVEFTSEAVTATEAFCAEETTEASGAEETTDMVSAVSQLTESPDTTEEATPVQEVEGGMPDAEDQERRTQEVLQAVAEKVREESQLPDARRPEDTMETTQREESKTPEKVEEAQDSQAVEVKKEMDVVLKEHLQETKTETLMQDKEIAQPIQESLEKVPQVTGSVESSELVTTCQAETLVGVKSEIIPEQAVAPDSAETLTDSETNGSTPVADFEALSVTQQDKVMEIHEDKEVASGTQSQVGEDEAVPEPKEISPVPSTFQPQEENKEHSKMEDVLEHTDEELSAETVPVLSKTEVIQEAARGADEETKDVPFVEGLEVSTDTEITTSQKKITDVTLKDEVPEEAELQKKDDIEIQSQAESLPTPVESEMVVQEEKEKMEAKPTQMSEEKLEQKPAVPMSEMLSEQLVQTVQVTVIDGEKEVVSFEESSSLLVQEEVACTEIQVQSSEAPLALTVAAVEEKVLGETVKILAQAETLESADAHLVPEEKSSEKDEDLSAQPGDEAAPTGTETQAESTPEVISATPERGIHADLEEDKTTSQKQKLDEDGEQVVCLEVRKVETREADLKAENEISKLETESGKLVQNVIQTVVDQLASAEAAASDFQTQAQPVIADSQEAGQKIEEGERELQASVQEETPTMAAEEESVLTTVEHTHSDVSTDGKDASEETTTFEVESSRVNDQQLEEVTDPSEGDREATGTKSVPEEDDGVGLGERTEKSLLESQEDGKGGAVDYPEDQNAALEDAEASGGLTRESSDANGPKLKEKEAGREGELQEGKVHSDSEKESKTQTQEETQKQEREPAKSELTES